The Acidaminococcus fermentans DSM 20731 sequence TGAAAGGCACCCGGTTCTACGTGGACAAGGACCTGAACGTGGATACGGTGGTGAAATGACGGAACCGCAGCATCCGGAAGAAGGCCTGCTGACGATCCGCCCGGTGGCCTGGTACCGGGGCCTGCTGCCGGAGAAATTCGGCCTGCCCCGGCAGAGCGGTCTGGTGCCGGATCTGGCCGGACGGGTGGAAATGGCAGAAGGATTCCGGCAGCGGGAAGCCCTCCGGGGACTGGAAGGGTTCTCCCATGTGTGGCTGGTCTGGGGCTTTTCCCGGAATCACACCTGGTCCACCACCGTGCGGCCGCCCCGGCTGGGGGGCAATACCCGGCTGGGGGTGTTCGCCACCCGGTCCCCTTTCCGGCCCAACCCTCTGGGGCTTTCCCTGGTGGAACTGGAAAAGGTGGTCTGGGATGGCCCCCATGGTCCGGAACTGCAGGTGAAGGGGGCGGACCTGATGGACGGCACGCCCATTTACGACATCAAGCCCTATGTGCCCTACGCCGATGCCCGGCCAGAGGCCCGGAGCGGTTTTGCCCAGGGAGCGGACGGCACCCTGGAAGTCCAGTGCCCGCCGGACCTTCTGGCCAGACTGCCGGAAGACCAGCGGGCTGCCCTGCTGGGGGTCCTGGCCCAGGATCCAAGGCCCCATTACCAGAACGATCCGGACCGGATCTACGGCATGGCCTTTGGAGAATGGAATGTAAAGTTCCAGGTGGAACAGGGAATGGTACGGGTCATTGGTTTGGAAAAAGGATGAGGAAGGGGGCTGTTGCCATGCAACAGCCTCTTTTTTGTCAGCTGACCGTTGACCGTTGACAGGGGGTGTGAAAGCTATTTTTTCACACCCCCTTTTCTTTTTAAGAAAAACGCAGCCCATATTTACAATTAAAATCTGAATGTTGAAATTGTGTAAGAAAAAGGTATATAATTTTGACTAAAGAGTCTATACACATGCTGACTGTCGAAGGGACAGCAGTCAAAGGGGTTGTATTTATGAATCGGA is a genomic window containing:
- the tsaA gene encoding tRNA (N6-threonylcarbamoyladenosine(37)-N6)-methyltransferase TrmO yields the protein MTEPQHPEEGLLTIRPVAWYRGLLPEKFGLPRQSGLVPDLAGRVEMAEGFRQREALRGLEGFSHVWLVWGFSRNHTWSTTVRPPRLGGNTRLGVFATRSPFRPNPLGLSLVELEKVVWDGPHGPELQVKGADLMDGTPIYDIKPYVPYADARPEARSGFAQGADGTLEVQCPPDLLARLPEDQRAALLGVLAQDPRPHYQNDPDRIYGMAFGEWNVKFQVEQGMVRVIGLEKG